Proteins encoded within one genomic window of Candidatus Methylomirabilota bacterium:
- a CDS encoding P1 family peptidase, whose protein sequence is MPGSLTDVAGLLVGHASDPVGLTGCTAILCPGGAVAGVEIRGWASGVLGLDVLDARHLAREIHGVVLAGGSAFGLEAVFGAMAHLEARGIGLPTPAGVVPLVAGAILYDLGLGDPRARPDRAMGQRAAAAATADPVVEGSVGAGTGASVGKLFGLACAMKGGLGTASRRVGAATVGALVAVNAFGDVRDPRTGALLAGARDAPAGRRLVDTARALRGGAPVPGFRGTHTTIGVLGTDARLTKLEATRLAAIAHLGLAASLSPTHTTVDGDTLFCLATGVATPEPLDGLGLAAAECVAEAIARGVQAATALGGLPAWRDISAGQDATPI, encoded by the coding sequence GTGCCAGGCTCCCTGACCGACGTCGCCGGACTCCTCGTCGGCCACGCGTCCGATCCCGTCGGCCTCACCGGCTGCACGGCGATCCTCTGCCCCGGCGGCGCCGTCGCCGGGGTGGAGATCCGCGGCTGGGCCTCGGGCGTGCTGGGACTCGACGTCCTCGATGCCCGGCACCTCGCGCGCGAGATCCACGGCGTCGTGCTCGCGGGCGGCAGCGCCTTCGGGCTGGAGGCGGTATTCGGGGCGATGGCGCACCTGGAGGCGCGCGGGATCGGGCTCCCGACGCCGGCCGGCGTCGTGCCCTTGGTCGCCGGCGCGATCCTCTACGACCTCGGCCTCGGCGATCCCCGGGCGCGCCCTGACCGCGCCATGGGGCAGCGGGCCGCCGCGGCCGCCACGGCCGACCCGGTGGTCGAAGGCTCGGTGGGGGCGGGGACCGGCGCGTCGGTGGGAAAGCTGTTCGGCCTGGCGTGCGCGATGAAGGGCGGGCTCGGGACGGCGAGCCGGCGTGTCGGGGCCGCGACCGTCGGAGCGCTCGTGGCCGTCAACGCCTTCGGCGACGTCCGCGATCCCCGGACCGGCGCACTCCTGGCCGGAGCGCGGGACGCGCCGGCCGGGCGCCGCCTCGTGGACACCGCGCGCGCCCTCCGGGGCGGCGCGCCCGTGCCCGGTTTCCGCGGGACCCACACGACCATCGGCGTGCTCGGCACCGATGCGCGCCTGACCAAGCTCGAGGCGACCCGTCTGGCGGCCATCGCGCACCTGGGGCTCGCCGCCAGCCTCTCCCCGACTCACACTACCGTCGACGGGGACACCCTCTTCTGTCTGGCGACCGGAGTCGCGACGCCCGAGCCGCTCGACGGCCTCGGTCTGGCCGCGGCCGAGTGCGTCGCCGAAGCCATCGCACGCGGCGTGCAGGCGGCGACCGCGCTCGGCGGGCTTCCCGCCTGGCGCGACATCTCCGCCGGCCAGGACGCCACACCGATTTAG
- a CDS encoding CDP-alcohol phosphatidyltransferase family protein gives MLGRYKEQVARIADPVARTLLGPRVRPNQLTVLGLFCSAVAAVAFAADRQRVAGLLLALAGLLDIFDGSLARVSGQVSPFGAFLDSVLDRYSDLLVLAGIAVLFVTRNQVGAVVATLAALIGTVMVSYTRARAESVGVECRVGLMERGERLLVLIAGALFDFLVPAVWVVAVGANATAVHRILHTQRTTRSIFR, from the coding sequence GTGCTCGGGCGGTATAAAGAACAGGTCGCTCGGATCGCCGACCCGGTCGCCCGCACGCTTCTCGGGCCCCGCGTCCGCCCGAACCAGCTGACGGTTCTCGGGCTGTTCTGCTCGGCGGTGGCGGCCGTGGCGTTCGCCGCGGATCGCCAGCGGGTGGCCGGACTGCTCCTGGCCCTGGCGGGCCTCCTGGATATCTTCGACGGCTCGCTCGCGCGGGTGTCGGGTCAGGTCTCCCCCTTCGGGGCGTTCCTCGACTCCGTGCTCGATCGCTACTCGGATCTCCTGGTCCTGGCGGGGATCGCCGTCCTCTTCGTCACCCGCAACCAGGTCGGCGCCGTCGTCGCCACCCTGGCGGCGCTGATCGGGACGGTCATGGTGAGCTATACCCGGGCGCGGGCCGAGTCGGTGGGCGTGGAGTGCCGGGTCGGGCTCATGGAGCGCGGCGAGCGGCTGCTGGTCCTGATCGCCGGCGCTCTCTTCGACTTTCTCGTGCCCGCTGTCTGGGTCGTGGCCGTGGGCGCCAACGCCACGGCCGTCCATCGCATCCTGCACACCCAGCGGACGACCCGGAGCATCTTTCGATGA
- a CDS encoding ABC transporter permease subunit, whose protein sequence is MRVLAGRAAVLLAILGVWELWAGRQNPLLFIPPSKVLPALSRVVRLETYPSLPEHLWLTVVEVLVAYALAVGVGLGLGFLLGLPRAVGEVYEPILAALYAIPSVVWYPSLMLFFGLGPASKIAFGFLLGFFPIVLAVLTGIRSVDRQLVTVARALGAGTGTCFVKVMLPAMTATLLAGLRAGLALTVVGVIVGEILGARAGLGYLITYAYGFLRTAEYAALAILALILVIAIDGVAALGEARARRWARG, encoded by the coding sequence GTGAGGGTGCTGGCGGGACGGGCGGCCGTCCTCCTGGCGATCCTCGGGGTCTGGGAGCTCTGGGCCGGCCGCCAGAACCCGCTGCTCTTCATCCCGCCCTCGAAAGTGCTGCCCGCGCTCAGCCGCGTGGTCCGCCTGGAGACGTATCCGAGCCTGCCCGAGCACCTGTGGCTCACGGTGGTCGAGGTGCTGGTCGCCTATGCCCTCGCCGTCGGCGTCGGCCTCGGGCTCGGCTTCCTGCTCGGGCTCCCGCGGGCCGTCGGCGAGGTCTACGAGCCGATTCTCGCCGCACTCTACGCGATCCCGAGCGTGGTCTGGTATCCCTCGCTCATGCTCTTCTTCGGCCTCGGGCCGGCGTCGAAGATCGCCTTCGGCTTCCTCCTCGGGTTCTTCCCGATCGTGCTGGCCGTGCTGACCGGCATCCGCTCGGTGGACCGCCAGCTCGTGACGGTGGCGCGGGCGCTCGGGGCCGGGACCGGGACGTGCTTCGTCAAGGTGATGCTGCCGGCCATGACCGCGACCTTGCTGGCCGGCCTCCGCGCCGGCCTCGCGCTCACCGTGGTGGGCGTGATCGTCGGCGAGATCCTCGGGGCGCGGGCCGGGCTCGGGTACCTGATCACCTACGCCTATGGCTTTCTGCGCACGGCCGAGTACGCCGCGCTGGCCATCCTCGCGCTGATCCTCGTGATCGCGATCGATGGGGTGGCGGCGCTCGGCGAGGCGCGCGCCCGCCGGTGGGCACGCGGGTGA
- the hisC gene encoding histidinol-phosphate transaminase codes for MPPRWRAVLARITPYVPPPPLDRFQAELGRPVVRLSANENPLGPSPRAVEAIRAEAGRIHLYPDGGAPALAEAVAAALGLAPAQLLFGNGGDEILTLIAKALLEPGDEVVVPDPAFEPYTTTALLAGATVVPSPLREYAIDLDDVLARVTSRTKLVCLSSPHNPTGIALRRGDWERFVAACPGHVLILLDEAYIDFVEDPPAVADGLRTLAARPDGLVLLRTFSKITGLAGLRVGYAIGSPTTIAALERVREPFNVGRLAQVGATAAIGDAAHREATRRVVWAEKRRLYTALGERGLSYAPTEANFLIVRLGRDAGPVVAAMRGRGVLVRDGEAVGLPGHLRISIGTAIQNDAMLGALDVALAG; via the coding sequence ATGCCCCCCCGCTGGCGCGCGGTGCTCGCTCGTATCACCCCGTACGTGCCGCCGCCGCCGCTCGATCGGTTCCAGGCCGAGCTGGGCCGGCCGGTGGTCCGGCTGTCTGCGAACGAGAACCCGCTGGGCCCGTCGCCGCGTGCCGTGGAGGCGATCCGGGCCGAGGCCGGACGCATCCACCTCTATCCCGATGGCGGGGCCCCCGCGCTGGCCGAGGCCGTGGCGGCCGCGCTGGGCCTGGCTCCGGCCCAGCTCCTCTTCGGCAACGGCGGCGACGAGATCCTGACCCTCATCGCGAAGGCGCTTCTCGAGCCCGGCGATGAGGTCGTCGTCCCCGACCCGGCCTTCGAGCCCTACACGACGACGGCGCTGCTCGCCGGCGCCACCGTCGTGCCGAGCCCGCTGCGGGAGTACGCCATCGACCTCGACGACGTCCTGGCGCGGGTGACGTCGCGGACCAAGCTCGTGTGCCTGTCGAGCCCGCACAATCCGACCGGCATCGCCCTCCGGCGCGGGGACTGGGAGCGGTTCGTCGCCGCCTGCCCCGGGCACGTCCTGATCCTTCTCGACGAGGCGTACATCGATTTCGTGGAAGACCCGCCGGCGGTCGCCGATGGGCTCCGAACGCTCGCGGCGCGGCCGGACGGGCTCGTCCTCCTCCGGACCTTTTCCAAGATCACCGGCCTGGCCGGCCTCCGGGTCGGCTACGCGATCGGCTCGCCGACCACCATCGCGGCGCTCGAGCGGGTCCGGGAGCCCTTCAACGTCGGTCGCCTCGCGCAGGTGGGCGCCACCGCGGCGATCGGGGATGCCGCCCATCGGGAGGCGACCCGACGGGTCGTCTGGGCCGAGAAGCGCCGGCTCTACACGGCGCTGGGCGAACGCGGGCTGTCCTATGCCCCGACCGAGGCGAACTTCCTGATCGTGCGGCTCGGGCGTGACGCGGGGCCGGTGGTGGCGGCGATGCGCGGACGGGGCGTGCTCGTGCGTGACGGCGAGGCCGTGGGTCTCCCGGGACACCTCCGGATCAGCATCGGCACCGCCATCCAGAACGACGCGATGCTGGGAGCGCTCGACGTCGCGCTCGCTGGGTGA
- a CDS encoding ABC transporter permease subunit → MGTRVTRRARWLAQLASLAILVAGWEAIVRLGGVDPLFVPAPSAVARALGVIGPEAGRLLGETLGKTVVAYVLSVGLGVGLGLVIGTVRYLYDVLNPFLVALYALPKILVLPWIMLVFGLGTAPAIVYGTLQGFFPVCLLVIGGVRDIDRQPLLVARSMGATSGQLYRKVVLPAVLPAVLAGMRLGIIFCLLGVLVVEMFGGIRGMGFLLTTMANAFRAAELFAATALVSVLSVGVVLALESLNRRLSRWR, encoded by the coding sequence GTGGGCACGCGGGTGACCCGGCGCGCCCGCTGGCTTGCCCAGCTCGCCTCCCTGGCCATCCTGGTCGCCGGCTGGGAGGCGATCGTCCGGCTCGGCGGCGTGGACCCCCTGTTCGTGCCCGCGCCCTCGGCGGTGGCGCGGGCGCTCGGCGTGATCGGCCCCGAGGCCGGGCGGCTGCTCGGGGAGACCCTCGGCAAGACGGTGGTGGCCTACGTCCTGTCCGTCGGCCTGGGCGTCGGCCTCGGGCTCGTCATCGGGACCGTGCGGTACCTCTACGACGTGCTGAACCCGTTCCTGGTCGCTCTCTACGCCCTCCCGAAGATCCTGGTCCTGCCCTGGATCATGCTCGTCTTCGGACTCGGGACGGCGCCGGCCATCGTGTACGGGACGCTGCAGGGGTTCTTCCCCGTCTGCCTGCTGGTCATCGGCGGCGTCCGCGACATCGATCGCCAGCCCCTCCTCGTCGCGCGCTCGATGGGGGCGACCTCGGGGCAGCTCTACCGGAAGGTCGTCCTGCCGGCCGTCCTGCCCGCCGTGCTGGCCGGGATGCGACTCGGCATCATCTTCTGCCTGCTCGGCGTCCTGGTGGTGGAGATGTTCGGGGGCATCCGGGGGATGGGCTTCCTGCTCACGACGATGGCCAACGCCTTCCGGGCGGCCGAGCTGTTCGCGGCGACCGCCCTCGTCTCGGTCCTCTCCGTGGGCGTCGTGCTGGCCCTGGAGAGCCTGAACCGGCGCCTCAGTCGCTGGCGCTGA
- a CDS encoding ABC transporter ATP-binding protein gives MSRPHIEVRDLTKRWATRDGFVPALERISLSVDPQQFVTVLGPSGCGKSTLLSIIGGLVAPDAGEVRLDGEPTRRPDPRKVAMVFQDPGLFPWRTALENVEFGLELQGMPAGRRREIARGLLEPVGLRGFEHRYPRELSGGMKQRVAIARALALESPILLMDEPFGALDEQTRLLMGEWLLGIWARTRKTVVFVTHSLQEAIMLSQRVVVMTARPGRIKRSFEVALPWPRDLNSPEATALRAALWDQIREESMRAMESGL, from the coding sequence ATGTCGCGACCCCACATCGAGGTGCGCGATCTCACCAAGCGCTGGGCCACGCGCGATGGCTTCGTCCCGGCGCTCGAGCGGATCTCGCTGAGCGTCGACCCGCAGCAGTTCGTCACCGTGCTCGGACCGTCGGGGTGTGGCAAGTCGACGCTCCTCTCGATCATCGGCGGCCTCGTCGCGCCGGATGCGGGCGAGGTCCGGCTCGACGGCGAGCCGACCCGCCGCCCGGACCCGCGCAAGGTCGCGATGGTCTTCCAGGATCCGGGACTCTTCCCCTGGCGGACCGCCCTCGAGAACGTCGAGTTCGGGCTCGAGCTCCAGGGCATGCCGGCCGGGCGGCGCCGCGAGATCGCCCGCGGGCTCCTCGAGCCGGTCGGGCTCCGCGGCTTCGAGCATCGCTACCCCCGGGAGCTCTCCGGCGGGATGAAGCAGCGCGTGGCCATCGCCCGAGCGCTGGCCCTCGAGTCCCCCATCCTGCTCATGGACGAGCCGTTCGGCGCTCTCGACGAACAGACGCGGCTCCTGATGGGCGAATGGCTGCTCGGCATCTGGGCCAGGACCCGGAAGACGGTCGTCTTCGTGACCCACAGCCTGCAGGAGGCGATCATGCTCTCCCAGCGGGTCGTCGTCATGACCGCCCGGCCGGGACGCATCAAGCGGAGCTTCGAGGTGGCGCTCCCGTGGCCGCGCGATCTCAACAGCCCCGAGGCCACCGCGCTGCGGGCCGCGCTCTGGGACCAGATTCGCGAGGAGTCGATGCGGGCGATGGAGTCGGGCCTGTGA
- the glnD gene encoding [protein-PII] uridylyltransferase, whose translation MTETFARHLRSAEEALARSYTGPASEWPERRRRLRLDLLREHLASAYAGLRTRHADGASGEESIRSHAAFMDGLLRLLVQQADRDARATGHPRTPLVLVALGGYGRGELHPSSDVDLMLIHGGEVTPYVQRMAQEILYTLWDLGLRVGHACRSLADCLALARTDLPSRTSMQAARLLAGDRRLFATFQRTLDQEVYRKDYGEFLRQTLAERDERYRKHGGSVYVQEPNVKESAGGLRDVHTALWLAFTKFGARSLKELEEKGLLTPKERGATDEALTFLWRVRNELHFLAGTKQDVLERELQARIAASFGYRDDALRLGVESFMRDYYGHARTIHRISARLITRCQEGLSRRGTVGRRGRRAALADGLIVYDGRVHLAEAGALQKDPARIMRVFWHAQQLGCELDADLERALEEAAPLLEDDAWRASPELRRVFLSILGAWGRVAETLRRMHDTGVLGAYLPEFGALTCLVQFDHYHRYTVDQHSLLAVEVLEGLAPGHGPESEELAQTIAELERPELLMMGVLLHDIGKALGPGHVAKGIPLIKAVTRRLNLDPDDAAAVEFLVQHHLVFAHGAERRDIDDPKTVERLAAIVRFPAWLTMLYLLTCADTRAVGPGVWNAWRGALFRELYVRTRTRLAGRYPKPPRRAAVAHRIVQVLADGSYAGAAAAHLQGMSDRYVRRTSPQRMAAHLRLIDRLRDEPVATELFHYPDLGASDLVVVTRDVPGLFSLIAGTLAAHGVNILSAEIETRADGIAVDTFHVNDAAGEAILEERRWDAVTADLGRALLGAESVESLFAARRAGRALAPRGDGLVRVTVDNSLSDTHTVVEVKAPDRLGLLYLITRALARAGLNITTAKISTERDQALDIFYVTDAARHKVEAPARIAHLREAIRLALEGGDGLGARAV comes from the coding sequence ATGACGGAGACGTTTGCCCGTCACCTGCGGAGTGCCGAAGAGGCGCTCGCGCGGAGCTACACCGGCCCCGCCAGCGAGTGGCCCGAACGCCGCCGTCGCCTCCGCCTCGATCTTCTCCGGGAGCATCTCGCCTCGGCCTACGCCGGACTCCGGACCCGGCACGCCGACGGCGCCTCGGGCGAGGAGAGCATCCGGAGCCACGCCGCCTTCATGGACGGGTTGCTGCGGCTCCTCGTCCAGCAGGCTGATCGGGACGCGCGCGCCACCGGGCATCCCCGGACGCCGCTCGTGCTCGTCGCGCTGGGCGGGTACGGGCGGGGGGAGCTTCACCCCTCCTCGGACGTCGACCTCATGCTGATCCACGGCGGCGAGGTCACGCCCTACGTCCAGCGGATGGCCCAGGAGATCCTCTACACGCTCTGGGATCTGGGGCTGCGCGTCGGCCACGCCTGCCGCTCGCTGGCCGACTGTCTCGCGCTCGCGCGAACGGACCTGCCGAGCCGGACCTCGATGCAGGCGGCGCGCCTGCTGGCCGGCGACCGCCGCCTGTTCGCGACCTTCCAGCGGACGCTCGACCAGGAGGTCTACCGGAAGGACTACGGCGAGTTCTTGCGCCAGACCCTCGCCGAGCGCGACGAGCGCTACCGCAAGCACGGCGGCTCGGTCTACGTGCAGGAGCCGAACGTGAAGGAGTCGGCCGGCGGGCTCCGGGACGTTCACACCGCGCTCTGGCTCGCCTTCACCAAGTTCGGCGCCCGCAGCCTCAAGGAGCTGGAGGAAAAGGGCCTCCTGACGCCGAAGGAACGGGGGGCCACGGACGAGGCGCTGACGTTCCTCTGGCGGGTCCGGAACGAGCTGCACTTCCTCGCCGGTACCAAGCAGGACGTGCTCGAGCGCGAGCTCCAGGCGCGGATCGCCGCCAGCTTCGGCTACCGGGACGACGCCCTCCGGCTCGGCGTCGAGTCGTTCATGCGGGACTACTATGGTCACGCCCGGACCATTCACCGGATCTCGGCGCGGCTCATCACCCGGTGCCAGGAAGGCCTCTCCCGCCGGGGCACGGTGGGCCGCCGCGGCCGGCGGGCGGCCCTGGCCGACGGTCTCATCGTGTACGACGGCCGAGTCCACCTGGCCGAAGCCGGCGCGCTCCAGAAGGACCCGGCGCGGATCATGCGGGTCTTCTGGCACGCGCAGCAGCTCGGGTGCGAGCTTGACGCGGACCTCGAGCGCGCCCTCGAGGAGGCGGCGCCCCTCCTGGAGGACGACGCCTGGCGGGCCTCGCCGGAGCTGCGGCGGGTCTTCCTCTCGATCCTCGGGGCCTGGGGCCGGGTGGCCGAAACGCTCCGGCGCATGCACGACACGGGGGTCCTCGGCGCGTATCTTCCCGAGTTCGGCGCGCTCACGTGCCTCGTCCAGTTCGACCACTACCACCGCTACACCGTCGATCAGCACTCGCTGCTGGCGGTGGAGGTGCTGGAGGGCCTCGCCCCGGGGCACGGGCCCGAGTCGGAGGAGCTGGCCCAGACCATCGCCGAGCTGGAGCGTCCGGAGCTCTTGATGATGGGCGTGCTCCTCCACGACATCGGCAAGGCCCTGGGCCCCGGCCACGTCGCCAAGGGCATCCCGCTGATCAAGGCGGTCACGCGCCGTCTGAACCTGGATCCCGACGACGCGGCGGCCGTCGAGTTCCTGGTCCAGCACCACCTCGTGTTCGCGCACGGGGCCGAGCGCCGCGACATCGACGATCCGAAGACCGTGGAGCGGCTGGCCGCCATCGTGCGCTTCCCCGCCTGGCTCACGATGCTCTACCTCCTCACGTGCGCCGACACCCGGGCCGTGGGCCCGGGGGTGTGGAACGCCTGGCGAGGCGCTCTCTTCCGCGAGCTCTACGTCCGGACCCGCACGCGGCTGGCGGGGCGCTACCCCAAACCGCCCCGGCGGGCCGCGGTCGCGCACCGCATCGTCCAGGTCCTCGCCGACGGGAGCTACGCCGGGGCGGCCGCCGCCCACCTTCAGGGGATGTCCGACCGCTACGTGCGGAGGACGTCTCCCCAGCGGATGGCGGCCCACCTCCGGCTCATCGACCGGCTGCGGGACGAGCCGGTGGCCACGGAGCTCTTCCACTACCCGGATCTGGGGGCGTCGGATCTGGTCGTGGTCACGCGCGACGTCCCGGGCCTGTTCTCGCTGATCGCCGGCACCCTGGCCGCGCACGGCGTCAACATCCTGTCGGCCGAGATCGAGACCCGGGCCGACGGTATCGCCGTCGACACGTTCCACGTCAACGACGCCGCCGGGGAGGCGATCCTGGAGGAGCGCCGCTGGGATGCCGTGACCGCCGACCTCGGCCGGGCGCTCCTCGGGGCCGAGTCGGTGGAGAGCCTCTTCGCCGCCCGGCGCGCGGGGCGGGCCCTGGCACCTCGGGGCGACGGACTGGTCCGGGTCACCGTCGACAACTCGCTCTCCGACACCCACACGGTCGTCGAGGTCAAGGCTCCCGATCGGCTCGGTCTGCTCTATCTCATCACCCGGGCGCTCGCGCGAGCGGGGCTCAACATCACGACGGCGAAGATCTCGACCGAGCGCGACCAGGCGCTCGACATCTTCTACGTGACCGACGCGGCGCGGCACAAGGTCGAGGCGCCGGCGCGCATCGCTCACCTGCGCGAGGCCATCCGCCTCGCCCTGGAAGGGGGGGACGGGCTCGGTGCTCGGGCGGTATAA
- a CDS encoding ABC transporter substrate-binding protein, with amino-acid sequence MVTSRRQFFRVTAGGLAAATSVAGPRRPAAAQTGTVKIGTAVLGDYSLTAPTLIALDKGYFKAQGVTAEFQPFRGGPDLVKAVLANQIQIGITGSTDVPVFRAEGVPVRFVATTVDGNHFTFNVAPGIAKLAELKGKSIGVTRVGATTWIFAVMLARQQGWDPERDVKIVGLGGLDAQLAALARGEIHAYVWGDGGAVTELQGKSRVLLRLDTVTPKWISQSCYCTDDYVKQNREALGRALKALFQGVRFIRESPKEAFAIVAKTLQWSEEAVSRAHQISGPLLSNDGTINVEAVEVMQTTLLEFKAQKQRVPTQDLYTTEFTPVRL; translated from the coding sequence ATGGTCACCTCCCGACGCCAGTTCTTCCGCGTCACCGCCGGCGGGCTCGCCGCCGCCACCAGCGTCGCCGGCCCGCGGCGCCCGGCCGCCGCCCAGACGGGCACCGTCAAGATCGGCACCGCCGTCCTCGGGGACTACTCCCTCACGGCGCCGACGCTGATCGCCCTCGACAAGGGCTACTTCAAGGCCCAGGGAGTGACCGCCGAGTTCCAGCCCTTCCGCGGGGGACCCGACCTCGTCAAGGCCGTCCTCGCCAACCAGATCCAGATCGGCATCACCGGCAGCACCGACGTCCCGGTCTTCCGTGCCGAGGGCGTCCCGGTGCGCTTCGTCGCCACCACCGTGGACGGCAACCACTTCACCTTCAACGTCGCGCCGGGGATCGCCAAGCTGGCCGAGCTCAAGGGCAAGTCGATCGGCGTGACCCGCGTCGGGGCCACCACCTGGATCTTCGCCGTCATGCTCGCCCGGCAGCAGGGCTGGGACCCCGAGCGCGACGTCAAGATCGTCGGCCTGGGCGGGCTCGACGCCCAGCTGGCCGCCCTCGCCCGCGGCGAGATCCACGCCTACGTCTGGGGCGACGGGGGCGCGGTCACCGAGCTCCAGGGGAAATCCCGGGTGCTGCTGCGCCTGGACACCGTGACGCCGAAGTGGATCAGCCAGTCGTGCTACTGCACGGACGACTACGTCAAGCAGAACCGCGAGGCGCTCGGCCGAGCCCTCAAGGCCCTCTTCCAGGGCGTACGGTTCATCCGGGAGTCGCCGAAGGAGGCGTTCGCCATCGTGGCCAAGACCCTCCAGTGGTCCGAGGAGGCCGTGAGCCGGGCCCATCAGATCTCGGGCCCGCTCCTCTCGAACGACGGCACCATCAACGTCGAGGCCGTCGAGGTCATGCAGACCACGCTGCTCGAGTTCAAGGCGCAGAAGCAACGGGTCCCGACCCAGGACCTCTACACCACGGAGTTCACCCCCGTCCGGCTGTAG
- a CDS encoding gamma carbonic anhydrase family protein: MPLYSFEGRRPRVHPETFIAPTATLVGDVSVEAGASIWYGAVLRGDFSPILVRAGANVQDGAVVHTTPTGAVEIGPGATVAHLCVIHAATLEEECLVGNGAIVLDGARIGARSLVAAGAVVPAGMMVPPGMLAAGVPAEVKRALGGTAAERWVQVNPSAYQALARRHRAGVALLAE; encoded by the coding sequence ATGCCCCTCTACAGCTTCGAAGGACGACGCCCGCGCGTCCATCCCGAGACCTTCATCGCCCCGACCGCGACCCTCGTCGGAGACGTCAGCGTGGAGGCGGGCGCGTCCATCTGGTACGGCGCCGTGCTGCGGGGCGACTTCTCGCCGATCCTCGTGCGGGCAGGCGCCAACGTGCAGGACGGCGCGGTGGTCCACACGACCCCGACCGGGGCCGTCGAGATCGGCCCCGGGGCGACGGTGGCCCACCTCTGCGTCATCCACGCCGCGACGCTCGAGGAGGAGTGCCTGGTGGGAAACGGAGCCATCGTCCTCGACGGCGCCCGGATCGGGGCCCGGAGCCTCGTCGCGGCCGGGGCCGTCGTCCCGGCCGGGATGATGGTTCCTCCCGGTATGCTGGCGGCGGGGGTGCCGGCCGAGGTCAAGCGGGCCCTGGGCGGCACCGCCGCCGAGCGCTGGGTCCAGGTCAATCCCTCGGCTTAT